Proteins encoded by one window of Haliotis asinina isolate JCU_RB_2024 chromosome 6, JCU_Hal_asi_v2, whole genome shotgun sequence:
- the LOC137287392 gene encoding uncharacterized protein, translated as MDTIFPISLVLAIIVAVRGEGRQNIYASGCNEQEVKLDCGAGHRIAIKRLFFGVKLDPACVGHRRTRRDCCSTSHTDCIVNREQSYLDINTQCSGYPACKFTVRKVTTGGQCLKKTTDFMTIIYDCIADVDVASFCSDTHKRGKELYIANEEYPASIRGNKHRCSCLATTEQSRGISLHSIDILIAMSEYGGRTCTELIKIEDSFNYKKKITCGHRGLYGFRALYERSTRNVTISLESHGEDRGTAYVWFQIKAEESKDFVNVYCGEALRRLLAKPYQDAESRDRTKAEGSSEKLSTVTPRWPENESPSAAIFPLTSDMAAIVGGIVAASFVIFAILIISIAVHCRRMRRAKEPVKRVEMYPAMSPTPSMDVASYCRYDYDDDHYCSISRSPLKVSSQYDYNPNKNVVLGSDEFNKPEEEEDGDLPAPPPPYNGSLDGHQTEPLMSVPPRDYLTLREEIDSAAGNRTLTQPPNYYAVINKKGNKSPPPKTRSKSVTFSQPVAMVTPLPSGSDESVMDREGNEKNEEFPPPILDSPTKPETIQIPRYDGGQPLDTPARPLSTFRSPDEEMKMNSQFDLPPPPPEDYDMDNTCQAQYDNIPYYSTQEKSVWLPPRNYAPSEVPNGKVRNIYETGV; from the exons TACGTGGCGAGGGAAGACAGAACATCTATGCCAGTGGTTGTAATGAGCAGGAAGTAAAGCTGGACTGTGGTGCGGGACACCGCATAGCCATCAAGCGCTTGTTCTTCGGAGTGAAGCTGGATCCAGCCTGTGTGGGACATCGCCGTACCCGGCGTGACTGCTGCTCTACGTCACATACAGACTGCATTGTGAACAGGGAACAGTCCTACCTTGATATCAACACCCAGTGCTCTGGCTATCCTGCCTGCAAGTTTACAGTCAGGAAGGTCACCACTGGTGGTCAGTGTCTGAAGAAGACAACTGATTTTATGACCATCATCTATGACTGCATAGCAG ATGTTGATGTTGCGAGCTTCTGCTCTGATACACATAAGCGAGGGAAGGAGTTGTACATAGCCAATGAAGAATACCCAGCATCCATCCGTGGCAACAAACATCGATGTTCCTGCCTGGCCACCACAGAGCAGTCCCGCGGTATCAGCCTCCACTCCATCGACATCCTCATTGCCATGTCAGAGTATGGAGGCCGAACCTGTACCGAGCTCATCAAGATTGAAGACAGCTTCAATTATAAGAAGAAGATCACTTGTGGTCACCGAGGACTGTATGGTTTCCGAGCTCTGTATGAACGATCTACGCGGAATGTCACCATCAGCCTGGAGAGCCATGGTGAAGATCGTGGAACTGCTTATGTGTGGTTCCAGATTAAAG CTGAAGAATCAAAGGACTTTGTGAACGTGTATTGTGGAGAGGCACTCAGACGCCTCCTTGCCAAGCCATATCAAGATGCTGAATCAAGAGATCGAACTAAAGCTGAAGGTTCCAGTGAAAAGTTGAGCACCGTCACACCTCGCTGGCCTGAAAATGAATCACCTTCAGCAGCCATATTCCCCCTTACATCTGATATGG CTGCAATAGTAGGAGGAATCGTGGCTGCATCGTTTGTTATCTTCGCCATCCTCATCATATCCATAGCTGTACACTGCAGGAG GATGCGTCGAGCGAAGGAACCAGTGAAGCGGGTTGAGATGTACCCTGCCATGAGTCCTACTCCATCCATGGATGTTGCATCCTACTGTCGCTATGACTATGATGACGACCACTACTGTTCAATCAGTCGGAGTCCACTGAAAGTATCTTCCCAGTATGACTACAACCCAAATAAGAATGTGGTACTGGGATCAGACGAATTTAACAAGCCAGAAGAGGAGGAAGACGGGGATCTGCCTGCCCCTCCTCCCCCTTACAATGGCAGCCTGGACGGACACCAAACAGAACCCCTCATGAGTGTTCCTCCTCGTGATTACCTCACTCTGCGAGAAGAAATTGACAGTGCTGCAGGAAACCGCACTTTGACACAACCTCCAAACTACTATGCTGTCATCAACAAGAAAGGCAATAAAAGCCCACCACCAAAAACACGCAGCAAGAGTGTTACATTCTCTCAGCCTGTCGCGATGGTAACACCACTTCCATCAGGTTCGGATGAGTCTGTTATGGACCGAGAAGGAAATGAGAAAAATGAGGAGTTTCCACCACCAATACTTGACTCCCCCACCAAACCAGAGACCATCCAAATACCCAGGTACGATGGAGGCCAACCTCTGGACACGCCAGCAAGACCGCTGTCCACATTCCGTAGTCCTGATGAAGAGATGAAGATGAACAGCCAGTTTGATttacctcctcctcctcctgaaGACTATGACATGGACAACACATGTCAGGCACAGTATGACAACATCCCCTACTATAGCACCCAGGAAAAGTCTGTCTGGTTACCACCTCGCAACTATGCACCCAGTGAAGTGCCAAATGGGAAAGTGAGAAACATCTATGAAACAGGAGTCTGA
- the LOC137287979 gene encoding uncharacterized protein translates to MYKVRNLINTKYKVIGQINTKYKDTGHINTKYKDTGHINSKYKVTDQINSTYKVTGQINTKYKVTVQINTKYKVTGQINTKYKVTDQIDSKYKVTGQINTKYKVTNQINTKYKVTGQINTKYKVTGQTDTKYKDTGQINIYKSNDQINMVYKDSN, encoded by the coding sequence ATGTACAAAGTTAGAAATCTGATTAACACCAAGTACAAGGTCATTGGTCAGATTAACACCAAGTACAAGGATACTGGTCACATTAACACCAAGTACAAGGATACTGGTCACATTAACAGCAAGTACAAGGTCACTGATCAGATTAACAGCACGTACAAGGTCACTGGTCAGATTAACACCAAGTACAAGGTCACTGTTCAGATTAACACCAAGTACAAGGTCACTGGTCAGATTAACACCAAGTACAAGGTCACTGATCAGATTGACTCCAAGTACAAGGTCACTGGTCAGATTAACACCAAGTACAAGGTCACTAATCAGATTAACACCAAGTACAAGGTCACTGGTCAGATTAACACCAAGTACAAGGTCACTGGTCAGACTGACACCAAGTACAAGGATACTGGTCAGATTAACATATACAAGAGTAATGATCAGATTAACATGGTGTACAAGGATTCAAATTAG